A stretch of Pseudomonadota bacterium DNA encodes these proteins:
- a CDS encoding Rieske 2Fe-2S domain-containing protein — MLTKEQNERLTRIGPGTPCGELMRRYWIPIAPYAQLLENPVRRVRILSEDLTLYKDKAGKLGLIGDRCLHRGVDLQYGIPDECGLRCPYHGWLYDETGACRERPMERTPKAELKQKLKGYPVRQLGGLVFAYMGPHPAPDLPRWDLFVWPNAIRQIAVMVIDCNWLQCQENTGDPTHSAYAHGHAFEYTLERQGRLDERASSQLHTLHTRKKTGIGIKELYAHQTKYGFAKGIRYSKELGAESDHEKQHSTVVFPFYTQTGKTGAPRSEYQIRVPMDDTHTYHICYQVYAAPPGVGAPSQDVVPYYVPPTHNEKGEPILDYVLAQDAIVWVAQGPIADRTQELLGRTDIAIVLLRRQLDEQIRRVEEGQEPMNTFHTSPDIIYGNEAPPDFSKPETLLRHNFRKYYHKGFVNDDVDRYGPIIEEVKELHRAIEAHEVKTRAAVDARR, encoded by the coding sequence ATGCTGACCAAAGAACAGAACGAGCGTCTGACCCGCATTGGCCCTGGAACGCCTTGCGGGGAATTGATGCGTCGCTATTGGATCCCGATCGCTCCCTATGCTCAGCTATTGGAAAACCCCGTCAGGAGAGTCCGGATCCTCTCAGAGGATCTGACCCTCTACAAGGACAAGGCGGGAAAGCTCGGGCTGATCGGCGATCGGTGCCTGCATCGCGGCGTCGATCTGCAATACGGCATCCCCGATGAGTGCGGCTTGCGCTGCCCGTATCACGGTTGGCTCTATGACGAGACCGGCGCCTGCCGCGAGCGGCCGATGGAGCGCACCCCGAAGGCCGAGCTCAAACAGAAGCTCAAGGGCTATCCGGTGCGCCAGCTGGGAGGCTTGGTCTTCGCCTATATGGGCCCGCATCCCGCACCCGATTTGCCGCGCTGGGATCTGTTCGTCTGGCCGAATGCGATCCGTCAAATCGCCGTCATGGTGATCGACTGCAATTGGCTCCAGTGCCAGGAGAATACCGGCGATCCGACCCACAGCGCCTATGCCCATGGCCACGCATTCGAGTACACCCTGGAACGGCAGGGAAGGCTCGATGAGCGGGCGTCGAGCCAGCTCCACACGCTTCATACCCGCAAGAAGACAGGGATCGGCATCAAGGAGCTCTACGCGCACCAGACAAAATACGGATTCGCCAAGGGCATTCGCTATTCGAAGGAGCTCGGCGCGGAATCCGATCACGAAAAACAGCATTCGACCGTCGTCTTCCCCTTCTACACCCAGACGGGAAAGACCGGCGCCCCACGCAGCGAATATCAGATCCGCGTGCCCATGGACGACACCCACACCTACCATATCTGCTATCAGGTCTATGCGGCCCCGCCTGGCGTCGGTGCGCCCAGCCAGGATGTCGTGCCCTATTACGTGCCGCCGACCCACAACGAGAAGGGCGAACCCATTCTCGACTATGTCCTGGCGCAGGATGCGATCGTCTGGGTCGCGCAAGGACCGATCGCCGATCGCACCCAGGAACTGCTCGGCCGCACCGATATCGCCATCGTGCTCTTGCGCCGCCAGCTTGATGAGCAGATTCGACGGGTGGAGGAAGGCCAGGAGCCGATGAACACCTTCCACACCAGCCCGGACATCATCTACGGCAACGAGGCGCCGCCGGACTTCTCCAAGCCCGAGACCCTGCTGCGCCACAATTTCAGAAAGTACTATCACAAGGGCTTCGTGAACGATGACGTGGACCGCTATGGCCCGATCATCGAAGAGGTCAAAGAGCTGCATCGGGCTATCGAGGCGCACGAGGTGAAAACCCGCGCTGCCGTCGATGCCAGGCGCTAA
- a CDS encoding DUF1127 domain-containing protein — protein MRRLWKTMLTWQERASSRHHLATRGDRELADIGLSRLNAEREIYKSFWRT, from the coding sequence ATGCGTCGTCTGTGGAAGACGATGCTGACATGGCAGGAGCGCGCCAGCAGCCGGCACCATCTGGCGACGCGGGGCGACCGCGAGCTTGCCGACATCGGCCTGTCGCGCCTGAATGCGGAAAGGGAAATCTACAAGTCGTTCTGGCGCACGTGA
- a CDS encoding ABC transporter ATP-binding protein, whose product MLTVEGLSTVYQSSIGNPVRAADGVTFSVPEGRLFTLLGPSGCGKTTTLRSIAGLERPIEGEIRANGQIVFSVRQNIFVAPNRRNFGMVFQSYAIWPHMNVFENAAFPLQVRGQHLSSLDIRDKVMKVLGAVSLDHLADREATRLSGGQQQRLALARALVMEPKLLLLDEPLSNLDAKLREKMRFELKTIQRELGLTTVYVTHDQSEALALSHEIAVMDQGRIVQIGPPRDIYERPATAFVADFIGNTNFLAGAVRGRQGERYLLETPIGLISVAAAGELSGGAMVSLSIRPEDLRLSDASGAQSGSENALTGIVEAKIFLGECVDFKLKIDGVQLLARAHPSLRTPVGGSVHIDIDPEKCIILHDRIDRAGKAL is encoded by the coding sequence ATGCTTACGGTCGAAGGCCTCAGCACGGTCTACCAGAGCAGCATCGGCAATCCGGTCCGGGCCGCCGACGGCGTCACGTTTTCGGTCCCCGAAGGGCGGCTGTTTACCCTTCTCGGCCCGAGCGGCTGCGGCAAGACGACCACCCTTCGCTCGATCGCCGGGCTCGAACGACCGATCGAGGGCGAAATACGGGCGAACGGCCAGATCGTCTTTTCGGTGCGGCAGAACATCTTTGTGGCCCCGAACCGGCGGAACTTCGGGATGGTCTTCCAGTCCTACGCCATCTGGCCGCACATGAACGTGTTCGAAAACGCCGCCTTTCCGCTACAGGTGCGCGGGCAGCACCTCTCCAGCCTCGACATTCGCGACAAGGTCATGAAGGTCTTGGGCGCGGTCTCGCTCGACCATCTTGCGGATCGCGAAGCAACCCGTCTGTCCGGCGGCCAGCAGCAACGCCTGGCGCTGGCCCGCGCTTTGGTGATGGAGCCGAAGCTTCTGCTGCTGGATGAGCCCCTGTCGAACCTGGATGCCAAGCTGCGCGAGAAGATGCGCTTCGAGCTGAAGACCATTCAGCGCGAGCTTGGCCTGACGACCGTCTACGTGACGCACGACCAAAGCGAGGCGCTTGCCTTGTCGCATGAGATCGCGGTGATGGACCAGGGCCGGATTGTCCAAATCGGTCCGCCCCGCGATATCTATGAGCGCCCGGCCACCGCCTTTGTCGCCGACTTCATCGGCAATACGAACTTTCTCGCGGGCGCCGTTCGCGGCCGTCAGGGCGAGCGGTATCTCTTGGAAACGCCGATCGGGCTCATCAGCGTCGCCGCTGCGGGCGAGCTTTCGGGCGGTGCCATGGTCTCGCTGTCGATCCGGCCGGAGGATCTCCGGCTTTCGGATGCTTCCGGCGCGCAATCCGGTTCGGAGAATGCGCTCACCGGCATCGTCGAGGCCAAGATCTTCCTCGGCGAGTGCGTGGACTTCAAGCTCAAGATCGACGGGGTCCAGCTCCTGGCGCGGGCGCATCCTTCGCTGCGCACGCCGGTCGGGGGATCGGTCCATATCGACATCGATCCGGAGAAATGCATCATTCTGCACGACCGGATCGATCGGGCAGGCAAAGCTCTATGA
- a CDS encoding iron ABC transporter permease → MLRSDALHRENDGGSIPRTDPKWLLIGIAVAIVAWLALIPLGFLIWQSFLTADTLQAHAAFTLQHYLAAYFSSESFELLATSLTFAFGTAAFSLCIGTFFAWVNERTNTPLKPLFFAMSIIPLVIPGILFTVAWIMLASPRIGILNLIAKSWFGAEAPLFNIYSMTGMIWVDGLHYAPVAFLLATAAFRSMDPSLEESAMMSGASTFQIARRITLKLAWPAILGAFLILFVRAIESFEVPALLGLPIGLRVFTSAIYEAVNRYPSDIGLASAYSVTLLLITAGGIYYQSRFLRQGDKYSTVTGKGFRPRTIDIGRWRYASASLFLAYVAVVVVLPFLVLLWSSLQRYYTVPSWAAMRNVSLGAYERVLEHPGFFRSVWNSALLAVGAATLVMLLTSAIAWITIKTKIPGRWVLDVLASLPLAFPGIVLGLSLMIFYLNFDIGIYGTLWIMLIAYATKFLPHGMRYNSTSMLQIHKELEESAAMSGASWLVVFRRIVLPLLKPGLVAGWIYIVIVSIREFSSSILLYSPGNEVVSIMIWEFWQNGQYVELSAFGVMLIVVLFSFLMFVQLASKRFGVSES, encoded by the coding sequence ATGCTGCGCTCGGATGCGCTGCACCGGGAAAATGACGGCGGTTCCATCCCACGAACCGATCCGAAATGGCTCCTCATCGGCATCGCGGTCGCGATCGTCGCCTGGCTGGCCCTGATCCCTCTCGGCTTCCTCATTTGGCAAAGCTTTCTCACCGCAGACACGCTCCAGGCGCATGCCGCGTTCACGCTGCAGCACTACCTCGCCGCTTATTTCAGCTCGGAGTCCTTCGAGCTGCTGGCGACCTCGCTCACCTTCGCATTCGGCACGGCGGCCTTTTCGCTGTGCATCGGCACGTTCTTCGCCTGGGTCAATGAGCGAACCAACACGCCGCTGAAACCGCTGTTTTTCGCGATGTCGATCATTCCGCTGGTCATCCCCGGCATCCTGTTCACGGTCGCCTGGATCATGCTCGCCAGTCCCCGGATCGGAATCCTAAACCTCATTGCAAAGAGCTGGTTCGGCGCCGAAGCGCCGCTCTTTAACATCTATTCGATGACCGGAATGATCTGGGTCGACGGTTTGCACTATGCGCCCGTCGCTTTTCTGCTCGCCACCGCCGCTTTTCGATCGATGGATCCCTCGCTCGAAGAATCCGCGATGATGAGCGGCGCCTCGACCTTCCAGATCGCGCGCCGGATCACCTTGAAGCTGGCATGGCCTGCCATCCTCGGCGCCTTTCTGATCCTCTTCGTCCGCGCCATCGAATCCTTTGAGGTTCCGGCCTTGCTCGGGCTTCCGATCGGCCTGCGCGTCTTCACCTCGGCCATCTACGAAGCGGTCAACAGATACCCGAGCGATATCGGCCTTGCCTCGGCCTATTCGGTGACGCTCCTCCTGATCACGGCTGGCGGCATCTACTATCAGTCCCGTTTCCTCAGGCAGGGCGACAAGTATTCCACCGTCACCGGTAAGGGCTTCCGCCCACGGACCATCGATATCGGACGATGGCGCTATGCGTCCGCGAGCCTGTTTCTCGCCTATGTGGCGGTCGTCGTCGTTTTGCCGTTTCTCGTCCTCTTGTGGTCCTCGCTGCAGCGCTACTACACGGTGCCGTCCTGGGCCGCGATGCGGAACGTCTCGCTCGGCGCCTATGAGCGGGTGCTGGAGCATCCCGGGTTCTTCCGGTCGGTCTGGAACAGCGCGCTGCTGGCGGTCGGCGCCGCCACCTTGGTCATGCTGCTGACGTCGGCGATCGCTTGGATCACGATCAAGACCAAGATCCCGGGAAGGTGGGTCTTGGACGTGCTCGCATCCCTGCCGCTCGCCTTTCCGGGCATCGTGCTCGGCTTGTCGCTGATGATCTTCTACCTGAACTTCGACATCGGCATTTACGGCACGCTGTGGATCATGCTCATCGCCTATGCGACGAAGTTCCTGCCGCATGGAATGCGGTACAACAGCACCTCGATGCTGCAGATCCACAAGGAGCTGGAGGAGTCCGCGGCGATGAGCGGCGCTTCCTGGCTCGTCGTCTTCCGGCGGATCGTCCTGCCGTTGCTCAAGCCCGGCCTGGTGGCGGGCTGGATCTATATCGTGATCGTCTCGATTCGGGAGTTTTCCAGCTCGATCCTCCTCTACAGCCCCGGGAACGAAGTCGTGTCGATCATGATCTGGGAGTTCTGGCAGAATGGGCAATATGTCGAGCTGTCGGCGTTCGGCGTGATGCTGATTGTCGTTCTATTCAGCTTTCTCATGTTCGTTCAGCTCGCATCGAAGCGATTTGGCGTCAGCGAGAGCTGA
- a CDS encoding superoxide dismutase, which translates to MRQPILPIACRPWMLNGLSERLIVSHYENNYGGAVRSLNSIRDELDRLDLAKTQGYLLRALKREELVAMGSVALHELYFGNLGGDGKLTQSIAPLLEEHFGAVDAWRQEFVAAAQAMRGGSGWVLLSYARRDRRLHIQVGFDHTQALVDALPILALDMYEHAYHMDFGANATAYIDAFMRNIDWKVVEDRLMDASGTAPPRPDPAAEAAPPIFVKGLSAGSDAAAIARLNLPSISIEELSAELAKGERRVQVLDARPKHYFSRNVDMMQGACWRDPNRVEEWSKELSADTPVFVYCAYGFHVGCSVTAALRERGFDAKYVRGGLSAWYAAGGERVLKAPEQSAIET; encoded by the coding sequence ATGCGCCAGCCCATCCTCCCCATCGCCTGCCGGCCCTGGATGCTGAACGGATTGTCCGAACGGCTGATCGTGAGCCATTACGAGAACAACTACGGGGGTGCCGTCAGGTCCCTGAATTCGATCCGGGACGAGCTGGATCGCCTCGACCTCGCCAAGACGCAGGGCTACCTGCTCCGGGCCCTCAAGCGCGAGGAGCTCGTCGCCATGGGCTCGGTGGCGCTGCACGAGCTCTACTTCGGCAATCTGGGCGGCGACGGCAAGCTGACCCAGTCCATAGCACCTTTGCTCGAGGAGCATTTCGGCGCGGTCGACGCTTGGCGGCAGGAATTCGTGGCTGCCGCCCAGGCGATGCGCGGCGGCTCCGGCTGGGTGCTGCTGAGCTACGCGCGGCGCGACCGCCGGCTTCATATCCAGGTCGGCTTCGACCACACCCAGGCCCTGGTCGACGCGTTGCCAATTCTGGCGCTCGACATGTACGAGCACGCCTATCACATGGACTTCGGCGCGAACGCCACCGCCTATATCGATGCCTTCATGCGCAACATCGACTGGAAGGTGGTCGAAGACCGGCTCATGGACGCGAGCGGCACGGCGCCGCCAAGGCCGGATCCGGCCGCCGAGGCGGCACCCCCGATCTTCGTCAAGGGGCTCTCGGCCGGCTCCGATGCCGCGGCGATCGCGCGGCTCAACCTGCCCTCGATCTCCATCGAGGAGCTATCGGCCGAGCTCGCCAAAGGGGAGCGGCGGGTACAGGTGCTCGATGCCCGCCCCAAACACTACTTCTCGCGCAACGTCGACATGATGCAGGGAGCGTGCTGGCGCGATCCGAACCGCGTCGAGGAGTGGTCGAAGGAGCTCTCAGCCGATACCCCCGTCTTCGTCTACTGCGCCTATGGCTTCCATGTCGGTTGCAGCGTCACCGCCGCACTCCGCGAGCGGGGCTTCGATGCGAAATACGTCCGCGGCGGCTTGTCCGCCTGGTACGCGGCGGGCGGCGAGCGGGTGTTGAAGGCGCCCGAGCAGAGCGCGATCGAGACCTGA
- a CDS encoding aldo/keto reductase, which produces MRYRHVGSIDFSFSEVGFGCGGNAGLMVKGSFEEQRHAVARAWELGVNYFDIAPDYGAGAAERNLGRVLKELKFRPFVTSKVEIRAEDLGDIAGRIVRSTEDSLQRLGIDALDAIEIHNGPVAVRPLMEGRSYATLWLEDFMRPGGALDGIRRIVKSGKARHAGFVCRGNDGEEVRQLLATELFQLINLPYTLLNPTAGRPKPHGLELDRDFGDVIAAAQAVDVGVAVYSPLAGGALSDAGLAGQQTHPLARPKETGSPAWEALIRKAGTFQFLAQRTEMSLAQAAYRFVLTHPGVTTVLGGFSSIDQIDEIAAASASGGLDSDVMTEIERVWQSNFAN; this is translated from the coding sequence ATGAGATACCGGCATGTCGGCTCGATCGACTTCTCGTTTTCCGAGGTCGGCTTCGGTTGCGGCGGCAATGCCGGCCTGATGGTCAAGGGAAGCTTCGAAGAGCAGCGTCATGCCGTCGCCCGCGCCTGGGAACTGGGCGTCAACTATTTCGACATCGCGCCGGACTACGGTGCGGGTGCGGCCGAGCGCAATCTCGGCCGCGTGCTCAAGGAGCTGAAGTTCCGTCCGTTCGTGACGTCCAAGGTGGAAATCCGCGCCGAGGATCTGGGCGACATTGCCGGACGCATCGTTCGTTCGACCGAGGACAGCCTACAGAGGCTAGGGATCGATGCGCTGGATGCCATTGAGATCCACAACGGCCCCGTCGCCGTGCGTCCCCTTATGGAAGGACGCTCCTACGCCACGCTTTGGCTCGAGGACTTCATGCGGCCGGGTGGCGCCTTGGACGGCATTCGGCGGATCGTCAAATCCGGAAAGGCGCGCCATGCCGGGTTCGTCTGTCGCGGCAATGACGGCGAGGAGGTCCGCCAGCTGCTCGCGACCGAACTGTTCCAGCTCATCAACCTGCCCTATACGCTTCTCAATCCCACCGCCGGCCGGCCGAAGCCGCACGGGCTCGAGCTCGACCGCGATTTCGGCGATGTCATAGCGGCGGCTCAGGCTGTCGATGTTGGCGTGGCCGTCTACAGTCCGCTCGCCGGTGGCGCGTTGTCGGATGCGGGTCTAGCAGGCCAGCAAACTCATCCCCTCGCCCGCCCAAAGGAAACGGGATCGCCGGCGTGGGAGGCTCTGATCCGCAAGGCCGGGACATTTCAGTTCCTGGCGCAGCGAACGGAGATGAGTCTCGCCCAGGCGGCCTATCGCTTCGTGTTGACCCATCCCGGCGTGACGACGGTGCTCGGCGGCTTTTCTTCGATCGACCAGATTGACGAAATCGCGGCCGCGTCAGCTTCCGGCGGTCTCGACAGCGACGTCATGACCGAGATCGAGCGGGTCTGGCAAAGCAATTTCGCCAATTGA
- a CDS encoding dicarboxylate/amino acid:cation symporter, with protein MFFGLVAGLLLALTWPSAAASLQPIGTAFIEAIRMIIIPLIVSSVSLGTYKMGANIRQLGRVAVVSFSYFYFATFCAIVIALVLDGIVHPGIGAGLVPTGKIPPNLAVSIDWIKFLLDLIPSNIVAVMAAGRLLPTLVFAVLFGVALAGIGARARPVVDLLEAIMAAMFRLTQWIIALSPLAIFALMGFLFATQGLGAVLGLAKLIGLMYVGLAIEIAIFCVMLTAMGDRPLYVFRRILEPLLLAFTTRSSEVTLPVHMKILQEMGIPNKIVSVVLPLGYSFNQDGSILYQALAVTFMAEAYNVALDWPALLTILITVLIASKGGANIPSGSLVILATVLTAIGLPVEAIALVAGVDAFMDMGRTAVNVLGNTVATKLVTRFGGSAAHETA; from the coding sequence ATGTTTTTCGGGCTGGTGGCCGGGCTGCTGCTGGCCTTGACCTGGCCATCCGCTGCGGCCTCGCTGCAGCCGATCGGCACGGCCTTCATCGAGGCGATCAGGATGATCATCATCCCGCTGATCGTCTCCTCGGTCAGCTTGGGCACCTACAAGATGGGAGCCAATATCCGCCAGCTCGGCCGGGTCGCCGTCGTCAGCTTCAGCTATTTCTATTTCGCGACGTTCTGCGCGATCGTCATCGCGCTGGTGCTCGACGGCATCGTTCATCCCGGGATCGGCGCCGGGCTCGTCCCGACCGGCAAGATCCCGCCCAATCTCGCGGTGTCGATCGACTGGATAAAATTTCTGCTGGATCTGATCCCGTCCAACATCGTCGCCGTCATGGCGGCGGGGAGGCTGCTGCCGACGCTGGTGTTTGCGGTCCTGTTCGGGGTGGCACTTGCCGGCATCGGCGCGCGCGCGCGGCCGGTCGTCGACCTTTTGGAAGCGATCATGGCGGCGATGTTCCGCCTGACGCAGTGGATCATCGCGCTGTCGCCGCTGGCGATCTTCGCGCTCATGGGGTTTCTGTTCGCGACACAGGGCCTGGGCGCGGTGCTCGGCCTCGCCAAGCTGATCGGCCTCATGTATGTCGGGCTCGCCATCGAGATCGCGATCTTCTGCGTCATGCTGACCGCGATGGGGGACCGCCCGCTCTACGTCTTCCGCCGGATCCTCGAGCCGCTGCTGCTCGCCTTCACGACGCGCTCCTCGGAGGTGACGCTGCCGGTCCACATGAAGATCCTGCAGGAGATGGGCATCCCGAACAAGATCGTGTCGGTCGTGTTGCCGCTCGGCTACAGCTTCAACCAGGACGGCTCGATCCTGTACCAGGCGCTCGCCGTCACTTTCATGGCCGAGGCCTACAACGTCGCGCTCGATTGGCCGGCGTTGCTGACGATCCTGATCACGGTGCTGATTGCGAGCAAGGGTGGGGCCAATATCCCCTCGGGCTCGCTGGTGATCCTGGCGACTGTCCTGACCGCGATCGGGCTGCCGGTCGAGGCGATCGCGCTGGTCGCCGGCGTCGATGCGTTCATGGATATGGGCCGCACCGCCGTCAACGTGCTGGGCAACACGGTCGCGACCAAGCTGGTGACCCGCTTCGGCGGCAGCGCCGCACATGAGACGGCTTGA
- a CDS encoding DUF1080 domain-containing protein produces MKRPRMTRRGALAATLSGAAIGLGYSRTGIRSAMAASPTRYDFQSRSIADWAVVAGQWAVEDLPGDPGPALVQRATKNEFNVIAAPAGPFADLEVSMRFKPISGREDASGGVVFRFAEGRYYVVRANALEGNFRLYTYDRGRREIASANVAAPALGQWHTVRIAATGERIQGWLDDKPLIDHRDRRFAAGKVGLWTKADSVTAFRDVVITPAA; encoded by the coding sequence ATGAAGCGTCCTCGCATGACCCGCCGCGGCGCCCTCGCCGCGACGCTCTCCGGCGCCGCCATCGGCCTCGGATATTCACGCACTGGCATCCGCTCGGCGATGGCGGCGTCGCCAACACGCTACGACTTCCAGAGCCGCAGCATCGCCGATTGGGCGGTCGTCGCCGGCCAATGGGCGGTCGAGGATCTGCCGGGCGATCCGGGTCCGGCGCTGGTACAGCGCGCCACCAAGAACGAGTTCAACGTCATCGCCGCTCCGGCGGGGCCCTTCGCCGATCTCGAGGTTTCCATGCGCTTCAAGCCGATCTCGGGCCGGGAGGATGCCTCGGGGGGCGTGGTGTTCCGCTTTGCCGAGGGGCGTTACTATGTCGTCCGCGCCAATGCGCTCGAGGGCAATTTCCGGCTTTACACCTACGATCGCGGGCGCCGCGAGATCGCCTCTGCCAACGTCGCCGCACCCGCTCTCGGCCAATGGCATACCGTGCGCATCGCTGCGACCGGCGAGCGCATCCAGGGATGGCTCGACGACAAGCCTCTCATCGACCACCGCGACCGGCGCTTCGCCGCCGGCAAGGTCGGGCTCTGGACCAAGGCGGATTCGGTGACAGCGTTCCGCGATGTGGTCATCACCCCGGCGGCATGA
- a CDS encoding transcriptional regulator GcvA yields MLRRLPPLNALRSFEAAARHESFTRAAEELFVTQGAVSHQVKALETELGVKLFNRERQRLVITEAGRQYLGVVRDALDRIALGTERLLERQTSGVLTVSTSPDFAAKWLVNRLGGFSEAHPGIDLRISAAMHHVDFAREDVDLAVRHGDGNWAGLHVERLCTDQLFPVCSPKLLTGRHRLSEPADVLRFPVLHLDDRTEWPRWLDAAGVADAEVTHGPVFNRASMLIDAAIDGQGVALARTSLAAWDLINGRLVRPFATALRLSRFFWIVCPKATSMLPKIATFRAWLLAEAAEDVRRLKALGP; encoded by the coding sequence ATGCTCCGCCGCCTGCCGCCCTTGAACGCGCTGAGGTCTTTCGAGGCTGCCGCCCGGCATGAGAGCTTCACCCGGGCGGCCGAGGAGCTGTTCGTCACCCAGGGTGCGGTCAGCCATCAGGTCAAGGCGTTGGAGACGGAGCTCGGGGTAAAGCTGTTCAATCGCGAGCGCCAGCGCCTGGTGATCACCGAGGCAGGAAGGCAATATCTCGGCGTCGTCCGCGATGCGCTCGACCGGATCGCGCTGGGGACGGAACGCCTCTTGGAGCGGCAGACATCGGGCGTGCTGACGGTCAGCACCTCGCCTGACTTTGCCGCAAAGTGGCTGGTCAATCGTCTCGGCGGCTTCTCGGAGGCCCATCCGGGGATCGACCTCAGGATCTCGGCCGCCATGCATCACGTCGACTTCGCACGCGAGGACGTCGACCTAGCCGTCCGCCACGGCGACGGCAATTGGGCGGGGCTCCACGTCGAGCGCCTCTGCACCGATCAGCTCTTCCCGGTTTGCAGCCCCAAGCTCCTGACCGGGCGTCATCGGTTGAGCGAGCCCGCGGACGTGCTGAGGTTTCCCGTGCTGCACCTCGACGATCGCACGGAGTGGCCGCGATGGCTGGATGCCGCCGGCGTGGCCGATGCCGAAGTCACGCATGGTCCGGTCTTCAACCGGGCGAGCATGCTGATCGATGCGGCCATCGATGGCCAAGGTGTGGCGCTCGCCCGCACCTCGCTGGCGGCTTGGGATCTCATCAACGGTCGCCTCGTCCGGCCGTTCGCCACGGCCTTGCGGCTGTCGAGGTTCTTTTGGATCGTCTGTCCCAAGGCGACCTCCATGCTGCCGAAGATCGCGACCTTCCGCGCCTGGCTCTTGGCGGAAGCTGCCGAGGATGTGCGGCGCTTGAAGGCGCTCGGTCCTTGA
- a CDS encoding extracellular solute-binding protein codes for MKSSRIATPVVAAAFLWLAGIANGACQTNSALLTSTAPNRHQRLEEAAKAERTMTLYTSIAQNDLQQIIRPFEQKYGIRVTVWRASGDSVLQRVMQEQKAGRATVDAIHTSAPELEALSREGVLQPVTSPEFANLLPGSVPSHRNWASTLLSVWVQAYNTNLVKKADLPKTYEDLLEPKWKGKLGYEVENIDWFSTVVRSMGEERGLRFFRQLVAENGLSIRKGHSLLNTLVIAGEVPLALTLYNYMPAQAKSQGAPIDWFALEPVVARANGVAVVKNAKSPNAAALFEDYMLSEAQSILVSLNYVPTSKKAQSPLANIGVVIADPADKLDNAAKWEPLYQQIILRSRPK; via the coding sequence ATGAAATCGTCGCGCATCGCCACGCCCGTGGTCGCCGCCGCCTTCTTGTGGCTCGCCGGCATCGCCAACGGTGCCTGCCAGACGAACAGCGCGCTCTTGACCTCGACCGCACCCAATCGTCATCAGCGGCTGGAGGAAGCGGCCAAGGCCGAACGTACGATGACGCTCTACACCTCGATCGCGCAGAACGATCTTCAGCAAATCATTCGCCCGTTCGAGCAGAAATACGGGATCCGCGTCACGGTCTGGCGCGCCAGCGGCGACAGCGTCTTGCAGCGGGTGATGCAAGAGCAGAAGGCCGGCCGCGCCACCGTCGATGCGATCCATACCAGCGCGCCGGAGCTCGAAGCCCTGTCGCGCGAGGGCGTGCTGCAACCGGTGACCTCCCCGGAGTTTGCCAATCTGCTGCCGGGCTCCGTGCCCAGCCATCGCAATTGGGCGAGCACGCTGTTGTCGGTCTGGGTCCAGGCCTACAACACCAACCTCGTAAAGAAGGCAGATCTGCCGAAGACCTACGAGGATCTCCTCGAGCCAAAATGGAAGGGCAAGCTCGGCTACGAGGTGGAGAATATCGATTGGTTCTCCACCGTCGTCAGGTCGATGGGCGAGGAGAGGGGCCTCAGGTTCTTCCGGCAGCTTGTCGCCGAAAACGGCTTGTCGATTCGCAAGGGCCATTCCTTGCTGAACACCCTCGTCATCGCCGGCGAAGTGCCGCTGGCCCTCACGCTGTACAACTACATGCCGGCCCAGGCGAAGAGCCAGGGTGCGCCGATCGACTGGTTTGCGCTCGAGCCGGTGGTCGCCCGAGCGAACGGCGTCGCCGTCGTCAAGAACGCGAAGAGCCCCAATGCAGCGGCCCTGTTCGAGGACTACATGCTGAGCGAGGCGCAGTCGATCCTGGTTTCGCTCAACTATGTTCCCACCTCGAAAAAAGCCCAATCCCCATTGGCGAATATCGGCGTCGTGATCGCCGATCCGGCGGACAAGCTCGACAATGCCGCAAAATGGGAGCCGCTGTATCAGCAGATCATTCTCAGAAGCCGCCCGAAGTGA